The Styela clava chromosome 2, kaStyClav1.hap1.2, whole genome shotgun sequence genome contains a region encoding:
- the LOC120336124 gene encoding UPF0598 protein CG30010-like, translating into MVSCLTNYSSQCFKNLIRKLTVIGAIRCNYSSNAAANKAYTQGQYAEKNIREYFYYIDHQGQLFLDDTKVKNFITCFKDKPFLEFFFRRIKGNVTGRYQDSFPYLSLCGRERNFIRCDDYPIVYTHIIEKTELDSGGVQYLLSYGGAGDKLTLPFEPTTLCMLPHTGRVYHICHDRYGGIGLIKSSLAIDISSGFVFDDSVKITSLSDGQTVELPSKFVWKGVTYDLTNELCDKVIY; encoded by the exons ATGGTTTCTTGTCTTACAAATTATTCTAGTCagtgtttcaaaaatttgataagAAAGCTGACAGTAATCGGAGCTATAAGATGCAATTACTCGTCAAATGCTGCAGCAAACAAAGCGTACACACAAGGACAATAtgcagaaaaaaatataagagaatacttttattatattgatCATCAAGGTCAATTATTTCTTGATGATACTAAAGTGAAAAATTTTATCACATGTTTCAAAGACAAaccttttttggaatttttctTCAGGCGAATAAAAGGGAATGTGACTGGTCGATACCAGGACTCATTTCCTTATTTATCACTGTGTGGGAGAGAGAGAAATTTTATAAG atGTGATGACTACCCAATTGTTTATACCCATATTATAGAGAAGACTGAACTGGATTCTGGGGGAGTACAATACCTACTTTCTTATGGTGGTGCTGGAGATAAACTAACTTTGCCTTTTGAGCCTACAACTTTGTGCATGCTGCCCCACACTGGTCGAGTTTACCATATTTGTCATGATAGGTATGGTGGAATAGGTTTGATCAAGTCTTCACTTGCTATTGATATTAGTTCTGGGTTCGTATTCGACGATTCAGTGAAAATCACATCACTGAGTGATGGACAGACTGTTGAGTTACCTAGTAAATTTGTTTGGAAAGGAGTTACTTATGATTTAACAAATGAACTATGTGATAAAGTTATTTATTGA